A segment of the Serratia fonticola genome:
AGCGAGTGGGCGCGGAAATGACCGCGCCCATATGTATCAACGTCCCAGAATCACGTCCACCTGATAGGTTTTCCCCTCGTCTTTCAACGTAATCACCGGTTCTGGCTGCAGCTCACCATCAATGATCACCTGAGTATCACCTTCACCCTGGCGTAGGGTTAACTGATATTCACTGCTTCCTTCGCGATAGTTCAGGGTGACTGCTGGCCAGTCGGCCGGAAGACGGGTATTTATGGAGAGCGTATTGCCGCGGCGTTGCAACCCGAGCAAGGACTCAATGATTAATCGGTACATCCAGCCTGCAGAGCCGGTATACCAACTCCATCCCCCACGCCCGATATGGGGAGCAACGGCATAAATATCGGCGGTGGCGACATAAGGCTCCACCTTATAACGTTCTGCCGATGTGCTGTTCAGGCTGTGGTTGATCGGGTTAATCAATGCCATCAACTCCCAGGCGCGCTCAATATTGCCCATTTCTGCGAATGCCATCACTGCCCATACCGCGCCATGGGTATATTGGCCGCCATTTTCACGTACGCCAGGCAGGTAACCCCGAATATAACCAGGATTGGGGCCGTTGCCATCGAACGGCGGTGTCAGCAGTTGGATAATCCCGGCCTGGTTATCCACCAGATGTTTATCCAACGATTGCATCGCCTGCGCGCTGCGTGCTTTCTCGCCGCCACCGGAAAGGATCGACCAGCTTTGGGCGATGGCGTCAATGCGGCACTCTGCCGACTGGGCTGACCCCAAAGGTTCTCCACTGTCGAAGTAACCGCGTCGGTACCATTCGCCATCCCAGGCATGACTGTGCAGGTTGGTTTTGAGTTTTTCGGCTTCCTCACGGCAAAGTTCTGCCAGTTCCTGGTCACCGCGCCGGGTGGCCAGCTTGCCGTAACGCTGCAGAATATGGAACAAGAAGAAACCGAGCCAGACGCTCTCACCGCGGCCTTCCAACCCCACCATGTTCATGCCGTCATTCCAGTCGCCGGCACCCATCAGGGGTAAACCGTGCTCGCCAAACGTCAGGCCGTGTCTCAGCGCCCTGGCACCGTGCAGGTAGAGACTTTCCTTCTCTGTGCTGACGCCAGGTTGTTCGTAAGAGGATTCCTCCCCTTGGGCCAGTTTACGTGCCTCCAGATAGCCTACCTGTTCTTCGAGGATCTCCTGATCGTCGGTGGCATCGAGGTAATGGCAAATGGCCAACGGTAGCCAGAGATAATCATCGGAGCAGCGGGTGCGAACCCCGTTGCCCTGTGGCGGATGCCACCAGTGCTGAACGTCACCCTCTATGAACTGGCGTGAAGCGCACAGCAGGATCTGCTCGCGCATACGTTCCGGCATGGCGTGCGTGAGCGCCAGGGTATCCTGGAGCTGATCGCGGAAGCCGAAGGCACCGCCAGACTGATAGTAACCACTGCGGGCGTAAATACGGCAGGAGAGGGTCTGATACAGCAGCCAGCCGTTAGCCAACAGGTCCACCGCCGGATGTGGCGTACCGATCTGCACTTTGTTCAGCAGGGTGTGCCAATATTCCTCAATCTGCTGCAACTCATGCCGTAGCGCATCTTCGCGCAGGTATTGGCGTAACAGGGATTCGGCTTCATCAGCGTCTTGCCCCAGGCCAAGAACGAACACAAAGCTGCGTTGATCGCCATCAATCATGCTGATAGCCGACTGCACTGCTCCGCAAGGATCCAGCCCGGCACCGACCCTGCCTGAGAGTCGGCGTAGCTTTAGCACCGCCGGATCGGCCAGCGAACCGTTACGGCCAATAAATTCCCGTCGATCGCCGGTGATCGAGCAATGTACCCCGGTAACGCCGAAGAATGCAGTACGTGGTGAGCCACTGCTGGTGTAATGGTTGGTAGCGAGGATGCCGCAGCCTCCTTGTGGCGTAGCGGCTCGGGTGACCACATGCATCGCTGACTTCTGGCGTAAATCGCCGAGAATAAACTCGGCATAACCGGTGGTTGAAAGTTTGCGCGTCCGGCCCGAGGTGTTGGTGAGCGTCAACAGATAGAGTTTCACTGGGGCGTCCTTGGCCACCAGCATGGTCAGTTGGCTATCAATACCGCTTTCGCGGTGGTCAAATACGCTATAGCCAAAGCCATGGCGGGTCAGGTAGTGGCCGCGCCCTCGCGCCGGTAGCGGCGTAGGTGACCAGATGTGACCACTTTCTTCGTCACGCAGATAGAAAGCTTCCCCACTGCGGTCACAGATCGGATCGTTCTCCCACGGCGTCAGCCGGTATTCATGGGCATTTTCATACCAGGTATAGGCCTGGCCGCTTTCCGAGATCACGGAACCGAACATCGGGTTGGCGATGACGTTTGACCAAGGGGCTGGCGTGATTTTACTTTCGTTCATGGCAATCACATATTCGCGGCCATCTTCCGAGAACCCGCCATAGCCATTGAAAAACTGCAGCTTATCGATGATGGGCAACTGCGGTGAATGCTGGTTACGTGGTAAATTGGCCACCGTTGCCAGCTTGGAGGACGCCGTCGGCGGGCCAAGAGGTTGCTGCAGTGATTGTGGCATTTGCAGGCGCTGATTGAGCTGTTCCACCAGCCCGCCGCGGCGGTCGTCCAGATAAACACGTACGACGCTCAACAGCAAGGTATGGTCTTCCGGCGACATATGTTCACCGGAGCGGACGAAGATCCCGCCTGGCTTGTCAGTCAGGGAGGACTCCATTCCGGCGGCAATCAGCCCCATAATCTGATTTTGCAGCTCTTGCCGATATCCTCCAGAATCCTCATTAAGGATCACCAGATCGACCTGCAACCCTTTCAGACGCCAGTAGTTGTGCGCCTGAATCAACTGTTTTACCAGCCCGATATTTTCGCTGTCGGTGACGGACAGCAGCACAATCGGCAGATCGCCCGAAATCGAGTACCCCCACAAGCCGGACTGCCCGCGACGGTTATTGATGATTTCACTGCTGGCGGCTCGCATTTCCTGCGCCGGGAACACCACCGCACTGGCCAGGCGGTTAAACAGGTTGGCGTCTTCTTCGTTGGCGTTAAGCTGGCGCAGAACCACTTGGCTGTGTGACCAGGCGAGTTCAAAAATACGGTCGGCCATATGGCGATCGCGGTATTTTTCCAGCATGGCCAGGCTGGTGACACGGTCCTCACAGACGCCGTAGAAGATATCCAGCGTCAGTGGAACATTGGGCTCGAGCCGGATACGTTGGCGGATGGCAATGATCGGATCGATGACGGGGCCTGCGCTATTGCTCAGTGGCTGGTTCTGATACAGCGCCTGCGGATTGGCGGGGGTACGGCCGCGACCGATGAATTTAGCGCGGTCGGTTTCAAAAGAAGTCTGATGACTCCCGCCTGGCACTGTCATCATATGCAGCAGCCATGGGGATTTCTCTTTCGGCTCACGCGGGCGGCGATGGCACAGAATGGCATCCTGATCCGGCAATAACTCGGTTTGAACAAACAGATTACTGAATGCCGGATGAGCCAGATCGTTGCTGGCCGGGGCCAGCACAACTTCGGCATAGCTGGTGATCTCAATGATCCGTGGCTGTTTGCCCCGGTTGACCAGTGTCAAGCGCCGCAGTTCGATGTCATCTTCCGGCGAAATCACGACCTGTGTTTTCACCGAGAGCATGCCCTGCTTGCGGAGGAACTCAGCCCCTGCATCATTAAAGACGGCATGGTAGCCTTTTTCCGCGCCACCGGTTGGGTGCCAGGTATTGCTCCAGACTTCGCCGGTTTGTGGATCGCGCAGATAGCAGAATGCTCCCCAGTTATCGCAGGTGGCATCCTCACGCCAGCGGGTCAGCGCCAGATTCTGCCAGCGACTATAACTGCCACCGGTTTGCGTGATCATCAGATGGTAGTTGGCATTAGACAGTAACTGAACTTCCGGGATAGGCGAATCCACACGGGTGAACTCGCGTGCAGCAAAGCTGGCCGGTTTAATGGTGCCTTCGTGAGTTTCAAAGTGGCGACGGGTACTGTAAAGCTCAACTGCATCAGGCACGCGTTCCTGCAGCAACAAACGGGCTGACAGGAAGGCGGGATAGCTGGCAAAACGCTTCACCATCGGTGCATCCAGCAGCAGGTGTGACAAGGCCAGGAAACTCATGCCCTGGTGGTGGGCCATATAGGAGCGAACAATGACATACAGTTGCCCACGGCTAAGACGGGAGGTGGTGTAATCCAGCGCTTCGTAGAACCCATAACGGCCTTTGGCACCGTTTTTTTCCAGCTCGACCAGATTACTGCAGGCACTGTTAGGATTGACAATCAGCGCCATCATCGTGGCGTAAGGGGCGATCACCATATCGTCCCCCAGCCCGCGCCGTAGCCCTAAACCAGGCACGCCGAAGGCATGATACTGATAGTTTTGTAACGCGTCGAAGCCGAAATAGCCGGATTCAGACACCCCCCAGGGAACGCCACGCTCTTTGCCCCAGGCAATTTGCCGATCCACTGCGGCCCGACACATCTGTACCAGCAGCGTATCGGGATAGGCTGGCATCACCAATTGCGGCATCAGGTATTCAAACATGGAGCCGCTCCAGGACATCAGGGCGGGTTCTTTGTCGATTACCGTAAACAGTCTGCCCAGAGCAAACCAACTACGTTGCGGGAGTTGGTTGGTGGCAATGGCGACATAGTTGGTCAGGCGAATTTCGGAGGCCAGCAGATCGTATTTGCCGCTGTCTGCACGGTTCTGATCGCAGTTGAAACCGACGGTCAGCAAATGCGTAGCTTCGTCATACAGGAAGCTAAAGTCCATTTGCGCCATGTTTTCCAGGCGACGTTGCAATAGGGTCAACTGCGCGAGGCGTTCTTTAGCCAGTTGTGTCACCGTATCCAGCTGCGTTTGCTGTTCTGCAGACAGCGTCAGTCCGTTGGGCGGGTTGGCTAACCACTGCAGACTAGGCACCTGTTTCAGGTCCGGCATGCTGTCGCTGAACCAGCCAAACCACAATGCCCATTCGGCACAGAACTGGTTAAGCTGCTGGTGTATGGCACCGGCCCAGCGTTTGACTTCATCACCTTGTTGCAACGCGGGTTCCTGCAGGCCGTTACTGGCATGGCGCATCGCATTGAGTTCCGCCAGCAAGCTGGCCGGATGTGCGTTTTGTGCCTGCTCCCAGTGTTTGCGCAGTTTGTGCAATACCTTCGGCGCGGCGACTCCCCAATGCAACTCTAACAACGCCAAGGTATCTTCCAGCCCGGCAAGAATGCGTAATGGTTCGATAATGGGCTGTGTCGCCAAGGCGGGCAATCCGGCACTCAGGGTGAGCAGATGACCGGCAAAATTGCCGCTGTCTACGCTGGAGACATAGCGTGGAGTCAGGGGTTCTAACGTTCTGGTGTCATACCAGTTGTAAAGATGGCCACGGTAATGCTCCATGCGATCGAGCGTATCCAAGGTTTGCACAATACGCTGCAGCGCTTCGCTGAGCGTGATATAGCCAAAGTCATAGGCGGTCAGATCGGCCAGCAGCGCTAATCCAATATTGGTAGG
Coding sequences within it:
- a CDS encoding GH36-type glycosyl hydrolase domain-containing protein — protein: MNWLKKHHHSPSVPRLPLRHNRTAAETPPASNIKAELFSVDQMERYGQRLARSHKLATRKTPYHLLKRLDNNEQILAESCRQLSNGKKSTMTPAGDWLLDNFYLIEEQIRVVRHHLPKTFGRGLPQLTSPHNCPRIYDIATEAIAHGDGRWDAESLTRYIAAYQKEANLTLGELWALPGMLRLALIENLRRVAEEVAQAQEERNLADSWVTKMLESAENDPANLIIVIADMARSNPPRTSAFVAELVRRLQGHGTMLALPLTWVEQRLAEVSLSADELIHRFNQQLAVSQLSVSNSISGLRQLSEMDWAEFVETMSHVDQTLREDPAGVYPLMHFDTRDNYRHVIEMLARHCSHNEAGVAKHVLNMAHIATEDPNSDPRTHHIGYYLIDDGRQQLEQQLDVQLGRVTRIRHALNQSPLLSWLGSLSLLTTASVAVLLRQTYHTGIVWGLLLLIFPLAIVISQFVLNLLSEVTTRSRSPQPLPRLDFSCGIPAEFRTLVVIPTLIGSKAGIDQLITTLEVCYLGNAMKHLHFALLTDFNDSAQQQHPDDAELLAYASQKITALNSHYACEGPSHFFLFHRDRQWNEKQQTWMGLERKRGKLNALNDWLRNHGNAFTTQVGQGLEVLKNVKYVITLDSDTVLPRETAHQLIAAMAHPLNQPQYDAKLQRVVEGYAILQPRMAEEIPSYGQSRYAALCSSTPGNDPYTLMASDIYQDLFGEGSFIGKGIYDVDVFSRSLTGTCPESLVLSHDLLEGCYARSGLLSDVLLYEQYPSNYLVDVARRSRWIRGDWQLLNWLLPKVTTEDGSRVANPLSHLSRWKLLDNLRRSLVAPCFLLLLFFGFTWLPDTRYWLAVFAIILLLPTLLALLQDVVRKPPRRPFIQHLQLALNGSLHRLSQVGLRLAELPHEALYSLKAIGITLWRLLVSKRNLQEWTSFDQSKHHLAITLENFYRSLWINPFAGVLLLVLAAFSGPLALLVAVPFATLWILSPFLLYTLSQEPQRSKTALDDQQRRFLRQTSRETWEFFATFVNQQENWLPPDNFQEIPEPVIAHRTSPTNIGLALLADLTAYDFGYITLSEALQRIVQTLDTLDRMEHYRGHLYNWYDTRTLEPLTPRYVSSVDSGNFAGHLLTLSAGLPALATQPIIEPLRILAGLEDTLALLELHWGVAAPKVLHKLRKHWEQAQNAHPASLLAELNAMRHASNGLQEPALQQGDEVKRWAGAIHQQLNQFCAEWALWFGWFSDSMPDLKQVPSLQWLANPPNGLTLSAEQQTQLDTVTQLAKERLAQLTLLQRRLENMAQMDFSFLYDEATHLLTVGFNCDQNRADSGKYDLLASEIRLTNYVAIATNQLPQRSWFALGRLFTVIDKEPALMSWSGSMFEYLMPQLVMPAYPDTLLVQMCRAAVDRQIAWGKERGVPWGVSESGYFGFDALQNYQYHAFGVPGLGLRRGLGDDMVIAPYATMMALIVNPNSACSNLVELEKNGAKGRYGFYEALDYTTSRLSRGQLYVIVRSYMAHHQGMSFLALSHLLLDAPMVKRFASYPAFLSARLLLQERVPDAVELYSTRRHFETHEGTIKPASFAAREFTRVDSPIPEVQLLSNANYHLMITQTGGSYSRWQNLALTRWREDATCDNWGAFCYLRDPQTGEVWSNTWHPTGGAEKGYHAVFNDAGAEFLRKQGMLSVKTQVVISPEDDIELRRLTLVNRGKQPRIIEITSYAEVVLAPASNDLAHPAFSNLFVQTELLPDQDAILCHRRPREPKEKSPWLLHMMTVPGGSHQTSFETDRAKFIGRGRTPANPQALYQNQPLSNSAGPVIDPIIAIRQRIRLEPNVPLTLDIFYGVCEDRVTSLAMLEKYRDRHMADRIFELAWSHSQVVLRQLNANEEDANLFNRLASAVVFPAQEMRAASSEIINNRRGQSGLWGYSISGDLPIVLLSVTDSENIGLVKQLIQAHNYWRLKGLQVDLVILNEDSGGYRQELQNQIMGLIAAGMESSLTDKPGGIFVRSGEHMSPEDHTLLLSVVRVYLDDRRGGLVEQLNQRLQMPQSLQQPLGPPTASSKLATVANLPRNQHSPQLPIIDKLQFFNGYGGFSEDGREYVIAMNESKITPAPWSNVIANPMFGSVISESGQAYTWYENAHEYRLTPWENDPICDRSGEAFYLRDEESGHIWSPTPLPARGRGHYLTRHGFGYSVFDHRESGIDSQLTMLVAKDAPVKLYLLTLTNTSGRTRKLSTTGYAEFILGDLRQKSAMHVVTRAATPQGGCGILATNHYTSSGSPRTAFFGVTGVHCSITGDRREFIGRNGSLADPAVLKLRRLSGRVGAGLDPCGAVQSAISMIDGDQRSFVFVLGLGQDADEAESLLRQYLREDALRHELQQIEEYWHTLLNKVQIGTPHPAVDLLANGWLLYQTLSCRIYARSGYYQSGGAFGFRDQLQDTLALTHAMPERMREQILLCASRQFIEGDVQHWWHPPQGNGVRTRCSDDYLWLPLAICHYLDATDDQEILEEQVGYLEARKLAQGEESSYEQPGVSTEKESLYLHGARALRHGLTFGEHGLPLMGAGDWNDGMNMVGLEGRGESVWLGFFLFHILQRYGKLATRRGDQELAELCREEAEKLKTNLHSHAWDGEWYRRGYFDSGEPLGSAQSAECRIDAIAQSWSILSGGGEKARSAQAMQSLDKHLVDNQAGIIQLLTPPFDGNGPNPGYIRGYLPGVRENGGQYTHGAVWAVMAFAEMGNIERAWELMALINPINHSLNSTSAERYKVEPYVATADIYAVAPHIGRGGWSWYTGSAGWMYRLIIESLLGLQRRGNTLSINTRLPADWPAVTLNYREGSSEYQLTLRQGEGDTQVIIDGELQPEPVITLKDEGKTYQVDVILGR